Within the Clarias gariepinus isolate MV-2021 ecotype Netherlands chromosome 27, CGAR_prim_01v2, whole genome shotgun sequence genome, the region GATCTTCGCTTGTTTGTCATGTGACCGTTATATTTGCATGGGCGTGTACACAAGATCAGCCTTGTCTCTGTTCAATTATTTATATAGCCATGTATGGTGTGTTAATCTTTAAATAGCTTATTAACCTTTAGTTTCtacaaatttctttctttccttcactCCAGAAATGAATGATGGCCAGGTCCAAGTCTTTTCATGCTCCTGGTGCTCTCTTTCCTGCACATCTCAAATTTACCTCCACAAACACGTCAGACAATGGCATTACGAGGAACATGAGAGACTCATAAAACCAGGAGAAGTTATCCATGAGAACCAGTCCATGAGAAGCTCAAGTCCTGACCACATGATCTCTGGTAGTCTAAACAGTATTCCTTCTTTAGACCAAACTCAGAAAGCAGTCTATCCCTGCTCCGTGTGCGGGAAGAGTTTCTCCCAGCAGAGTAACCTCCAGCGgcatcagcgcattcacacaggagagaaaccaCATAACTGCTCAGAGTGCGGGAAGACCTTTGCCCACAAGTGTAACCTGCAACGACACCAGCGCatccacacaggagagaagaaaTACCAGTGCTCcgagtgtgggaagagttttgccCAACAGAGCTATCTCCAACAGCACCAGatcattcacacaggagagaaacccTATCACTGCTCGGagtgcgggaagagttttaTTCGACAGAGCGATCTCCAGCAACACCAAGTCATTCACACGGGAGAAAAGCCACATCACTGCTCGGagtgcgggaagagttttaTTCGACAGAGTCATCTCATCCGACACCAGCGGATTCACACGGGGGAGAAGCCGTACCAGTGCTCGGAGTGCGGGAAGAGCTTTGCACAGCAGAGTTATCTCCAACAGCACCAGCGAGTTCACACGGGAGAGAAACCGTACCGCTGCGCGCAGTGTGGCAAGAGCTTTATCCGTCACGGTAACCTCCAAGACCATCAGCTCATCCACATACAAGTCAAGCCGTATTGCTGCTCGGAGTGCGGCAAGAGTTTTATTCGCCAGAGTGAACTCCAAACacatcagcgcattcacaccggagagaagccGTACCGCTGCTCCGAGTGCGGGAAGCGTTTTAGAGGCAAGAGGCATCTCAAAGCACATCAAGCCATTCACACGGGGGACAAGCCTTGTTATTGCTCAGGGTGTAGCAAGAGTTTTCATCGACAGAGTGATCTCCAAAACCATCTCTGTCTTCACACAGAAGAGAAGTCGTACCACTGCTTTACactgtgggaagagttttattcgactgagtgTTCATGAGTGTTCTGGGGAACTCCCACAAGAATCCCGCATCACTGCTCACATTTACAACACAGTTATTCCTTTAGACTATTTATGTCTTTTTGATACTTCTGTTCTTTAGATGTATTTAAGctatttacagtaagtgtgcTGACATGTAACCATCGGCTTCTGCTGCATGAAATCCACATCATAGCGTGATTTGTTCGGAGCATGTACGTTCAATCTCTGTATATTTGTATGTGTATctattttataatattcatGTGAACATatgtatattatactgtatatacagtaccggtcaaaagtttggacacacctaatttaatgtttttgttcagtgatttattttctacattctagaacaatacagaagatttaaaaacaatgaaacaacacatgactttatttaattaagtaacaataataacggttgttattataagacatgaaggtcggctgttctggatcagttcttacaagaacagtatcgtgtcgagtgcgtttgtaaaacccatcaagctccatgataaaactgtctctcatgaagaccttcccaggagaatgagaccaaaactgagctctgctgcagaggagaagttcatttagagtcaccagcctcagaaatcaccaattaaccaccagcacctcagattagagccgttatgaagctttacagagcagaagtagcagatatacatctcaatatcaactgttcagaggagattattgtgtatttctAATGCCTCATGACCATGTAGTTAGAAAGGGTGTCCAAAATTATCACACCCTTTTAAGTTTTCTACATTCCTTGTCCTTCATCTTTCTACACACAATCCTccaaataacaaataacaaagtaaaaacaggtgtaatttatacatttttaaatataaaatataatataaatatttttgttagcAGAATTGATCAAGCTCGACCAGGTAGAAGGGGCGGGGCCAGTGCAGAGTttcaggtctctccagagatgctctaCTGGGTTCAGGTCCAGACTTGGGCCAGGCCATTCCACGACTTTCACATAGGTTTATTGAAGCCACTTTTGTGTTTTCTTGACGTTATAATTTTGGGTAATGCTCTTGATGAAGTGTAAACCTTCCTTATAGCCTGAGATCCTGAGCAGTCTAAAGAAAGTTTACACTCAGGCTAATCTTTATTTTATCTGCATGAATTTTCCCTCTATTCCTTCTATTCTGACTAATCTCTCAGTTGCAGTCTcagaaacacacccacacagcatgatgctgcacCACCGTGCCTGACTGTAGGGAACGGTTTAAaaggtgatgagcagtgcctgaTTTCCTGgttccatatactgtagttcatCTTTGTGTCATCAGACAAAaagattttgtttctcatggtctgagagtcttCAGGTGTTTTTTGGCTGTGATCTGCCTTTCCCATTCTTGGTTGTCTCTCTGACTAAGGCTCCTTATCCCTTTTTACTCAGTTTGTCTGGGAGAACACATCTGTGTAGACTGTGGGTTTCTTCCAAATCTCTTCTATTTGAGAATGATGGATGGATATCATGTTCCTGGGTGCTTTCAATGCTTCAGATAGTTTCTTGTATCCTTCTAcagaaaatgtggaaaacttaAACGGGTCTGAAAACTTTttgtcagtactgtatatacactcacctaaaggattattaggaacaccatactaatatggtgtttgaccttctttcgccttcagaactgctttaattctacatggcatgaattcaacaaggtgctgaaagcattctttagaaatgttggcccatattgataggatagcatcttgcagttgatttgtgggatgcacatccagggcacgaagctcccatttcaccacatcccaaagatgcatggtggtcataaagggatggacatggtcagaaacaatgctcaggtagcccgtggcatttaaacgatgcccaattggcactaaggggcctaaagtgtgccaagaaaacatcccccacaccattacaccaccaccaccagcctgcacagtggtaacaaggcatgatagatccatgttctcattctgtttacgccaaattctgactctaccatttgaatgtctcaacagaaatcgagactcatcagaccaggcaacatttttccagtcttcaactgtccaattttggtgagcccgtgcaaattgtagcctctttttcctatttgtagtggagatgagtggtacccggtggggtcttatgctgttgtagcccatccgcctcaaggttgtgcatgttgtggcttcacaaatgctttgctgcagacctcggttgtaacaagtggttatttcagtcaaagttgctcttctaacagcttgaatcagtcggcccattctcctctgacctctagcatcaacaaggcattttcacccacaggactgccgcagactgaatgtttttcccttttcacaccattctttgtaaaccctagagatggttgtgtgtgaaaatcccagtaactgagcagattgtgaaatactcagaccggcccatctggcaccaacaaccatgccacgctcaacattgcttaaatcacctttctttcccattctgacattcagtttggagttcaggagattgtcttgaccaggaccacacccctaaatgcattgaagcaactgccatgtgattggttgattagataattgcattaatgagaaatggaacaggtgttcctaataatcctttaggtgagtgtatgtatttatatttatattattaatgacTGTTGTGTTATAACAAGCCGAGTGCTGTAGATTCATCCAGTTAATCACTTACAGTCATGGCATGTGACTTCATTGACTGACATCCACTACTGTACATAACCTCCCATAGCATAATGCTGTGGCCTGAAATAAAGTTCACCCTATTTCAGGTTCAAGTTCATATGTATGAACTGGTAAAAAACATAGAAACACTTGAACTTTCAGGTATATGAGGTAGTCTGATCGGTTTCTTCCCTGTTTTTGGAACGACTGCAAATCAGCATGGCCTTTTCTCTA harbors:
- the LOC128514792 gene encoding zinc finger protein 501-like isoform X1 is translated as MESAQLGCCRDPPHTPAHSQLCEDVQTGSRKSGSESDVRLVDHQKRIIKEEPDDEGYLCVWTSTSTGDVTPVEEQKLVMKEESEDEGYRCEGASSFLGRSTPDDGGERIKEEDPDEEGDISTATVWEMNDGQVQVFSCSWCSLSCTSQIYLHKHVRQWHYEEHERLIKPGEVIHENQSMRSSSPDHMISGSLNSIPSLDQTQKAVYPCSVCGKSFSQQSNLQRHQRIHTGEKPHNCSECGKTFAHKCNLQRHQRIHTGEKKYQCSECGKSFAQQSYLQQHQIIHTGEKPYHCSECGKSFIRQSDLQQHQVIHTGEKPHHCSECGKSFIRQSHLIRHQRIHTGEKPYQCSECGKSFAQQSYLQQHQRVHTGEKPYRCAQCGKSFIRHGNLQDHQLIHIQVKPYCCSECGKSFIRQSELQTHQRIHTGEKPYRCSECGKRFRGKRHLKAHQAIHTGDKPCYCSGCSKSFHRQSDLQNHLCLHTEEKSYHCFTLWEEFYSTECS
- the LOC128514792 gene encoding zinc finger protein 501-like isoform X2 → MKEESEDEGYRCEGASSFLGRSTPDDGGERIKEEDPDEEGDISTATVWEMNDGQVQVFSCSWCSLSCTSQIYLHKHVRQWHYEEHERLIKPGEVIHENQSMRSSSPDHMISGSLNSIPSLDQTQKAVYPCSVCGKSFSQQSNLQRHQRIHTGEKPHNCSECGKTFAHKCNLQRHQRIHTGEKKYQCSECGKSFAQQSYLQQHQIIHTGEKPYHCSECGKSFIRQSDLQQHQVIHTGEKPHHCSECGKSFIRQSHLIRHQRIHTGEKPYQCSECGKSFAQQSYLQQHQRVHTGEKPYRCAQCGKSFIRHGNLQDHQLIHIQVKPYCCSECGKSFIRQSELQTHQRIHTGEKPYRCSECGKRFRGKRHLKAHQAIHTGDKPCYCSGCSKSFHRQSDLQNHLCLHTEEKSYHCFTLWEEFYSTECS
- the LOC128514792 gene encoding zinc finger protein 501-like isoform X3; its protein translation is MKAIAVREQGEGASSFLGRSTPDDGGERIKEEDPDEEGDISTATVWEMNDGQVQVFSCSWCSLSCTSQIYLHKHVRQWHYEEHERLIKPGEVIHENQSMRSSSPDHMISGSLNSIPSLDQTQKAVYPCSVCGKSFSQQSNLQRHQRIHTGEKPHNCSECGKTFAHKCNLQRHQRIHTGEKKYQCSECGKSFAQQSYLQQHQIIHTGEKPYHCSECGKSFIRQSDLQQHQVIHTGEKPHHCSECGKSFIRQSHLIRHQRIHTGEKPYQCSECGKSFAQQSYLQQHQRVHTGEKPYRCAQCGKSFIRHGNLQDHQLIHIQVKPYCCSECGKSFIRQSELQTHQRIHTGEKPYRCSECGKRFRGKRHLKAHQAIHTGDKPCYCSGCSKSFHRQSDLQNHLCLHTEEKSYHCFTLWEEFYSTECS